A window of Thermoplasmataceae archaeon contains these coding sequences:
- a CDS encoding NAD(P)-binding domain-containing protein yields the protein ISVIFRKAISVGKKVRETTNISKGKVSLAAQTADILNSYSQSKKNIMIIGTGKMATSIAKYLKKLSPESMSICGRTEGHAARLAASLGASYLLIDNVADGIAKNDVIIAVTSSKDYIVTPQNSGKSIESKIFMDLSNPRNIDPAISKSGCVLIDLEHIQPIIERNMNTKKAEVKLADRIVSEELDGFSRTLLEMEAEDFISDIYLFSKLIENEATKQLIREVSKGVPLDQAVSSMANSLVNKILAPHTIALKSLIREHGNDLMEDTLRRFHKELRDHYDDYLKRSEGHRAYQNQQDQTPQLSQKP from the coding sequence TAATCTCTGTCATATTTCGAAAAGCCATAAGCGTAGGGAAGAAGGTAAGGGAGACTACAAATATCTCCAAAGGGAAAGTTTCACTTGCAGCACAGACAGCAGATATACTGAATTCATACTCTCAATCCAAAAAGAACATAATGATAATTGGGACCGGGAAAATGGCAACTTCAATTGCGAAATATCTAAAAAAACTATCTCCTGAATCCATGTCCATCTGTGGGAGAACAGAGGGACACGCCGCAAGACTCGCTGCCTCCCTTGGTGCGAGCTACCTCCTGATAGACAATGTCGCCGACGGGATTGCAAAGAATGACGTGATCATCGCCGTTACGTCCTCAAAGGACTATATCGTAACACCACAAAACTCTGGAAAATCCATCGAGTCAAAGATCTTCATGGACCTTTCAAATCCAAGGAACATTGATCCTGCGATCTCTAAAAGTGGTTGTGTATTGATCGATCTGGAACATATTCAACCAATCATTGAGAGGAACATGAACACAAAGAAAGCGGAAGTGAAGCTTGCTGACAGGATAGTGTCTGAAGAGTTGGATGGCTTCTCGAGAACCTTGCTGGAAATGGAAGCTGAGGATTTCATCAGTGATATATACCTGTTCTCAAAGCTCATTGAAAATGAAGCCACAAAGCAGCTTATACGGGAGGTTTCAAAGGGCGTGCCGCTAGATCAGGCTGTAAGCAGCATGGCTAACTCTCTTGTCAACAAAATCTTGGCGCCTCACACCATTGCGTTGAAATCACTTATAAGAGAGCATGGAAATGATCTCATGGAAGATACCCTTCGCCGTTTCCACAAAGAACTTAGAGATCACTACGACGATTATCTGAAGAGATCTGAAGGTCACCGAGCATACCAAAATCAA